The following are encoded in a window of Rosa chinensis cultivar Old Blush chromosome 4, RchiOBHm-V2, whole genome shotgun sequence genomic DNA:
- the LOC112198703 gene encoding uncharacterized protein LOC112198703, producing MDSEPFEREKNVTFLGMMYQLLPHQSEKASSSSSSSSLEGPRSTEGLSAALSDQSRIIVARPVRGVVSLWTCSKFCAIAFVAGIIVAYTLKRRVKRWANKLLKRIKDD from the exons ATGGATTCTGAGCCTTTCGAGAGAGAAAAGAACGTGACTTTTCTGGGGATGATGTACCAGCTTCTCCCACACCAATCCGAAAaagcttcatcatcttcttcttcttcttccttggaaGGTCCTCGTTCTACTGAGGGCCTCTCTGCCGCTTTGTCCGATCAGTCTCGTATTATAGTCGCCAGACCTGTTAG AGGAGTGGTGTCCCTGTGGACATGCTCAAAGTTCTGTGCAATTGCCTTTGTTGCTGGGATCATTGTTGCCTATACCCTGAAGCGACGCGTTAAACGCTGGGCTAACAAGCTTCTCAAGAGGATCAAAGACGATTGA
- the LOC112195829 gene encoding probable prefoldin subunit 5, with protein sequence MAMGVREEMEKLSVEQLKAVKEQTDLEVNLLQDSLNNIRTATTRLELASSALHDLSLRPTGKKMLVPLTASLYVSGTLQDPDQVLVDVGTGYFIEKNMPQAKDYCDHKINLLKSNFEQLVEVASKKKSISDEAGLVLQAKLKQMAPTAQ encoded by the exons ATGGCGATGGGCGTGAGAGAAGAGATGGAGAAGCTGAGCGTGGAGCAGTTGAAGGCAGTGAAAGAGCAAACTGATCTGGAGGTCAATCTTCTCCAGGACTCTCTCAACAACATCCGCACAGCCACCACCCGCCTCGAGCTCGCCTCCTCCGCCCTCCACGACCTCTCCCTCCGACCCACCGGCAAAAAGATGCTCGTCCCTCTTACCGCCTCCCTTTACGTCTCCGGAACTCTCCAGGACCCCGACCAGGTCCTCGTCGATGTCGGCACCGGCTACTTCATCGAGAAGAACATGCCTCAAGCCAAAGACTACTGCGACCACAAGATCAATCTCCTCAAGTCCAATTTCGAACAACTCGTTGAG GTTGCTTCTAAGAAGAAAAGCATATCTGATGAAGCTGGGTTAGTTTTGCAAGCAAAACTGAAGCAGATGGCTCCTACAGCACAGTAG